DNA sequence from the Eriocheir sinensis breed Jianghai 21 chromosome 70, ASM2467909v1, whole genome shotgun sequence genome:
GGTGTGTGATCTCGGATGTGTCAAGATTACACACTCCCTTATATGTATGTTAGTAaatctttaacccgtccgctgcagttggcacggatttcgccttcactggtagcctggtaacatacactcccaggtctttctctgcctctgtggtggatagtggagtgttttccatgtggtattggtgtgctggatatcccttcactggtagcctggtaacatatactcccaggtctttctctgcctctgtggtggatagtggagtgtttcccatgtggtattggtgtgctggatatcccttcactggtagcctggtaacatatactcccaggtctttctctgcctctgtggtggatagttgagtgttttccatgtggtattggtatgctggatatcccttcccaaggtgcataactttacatttttcttccattcctgtaccttggtgatgtcttcttgtaggaaatctgcagtcaagggttAAAAGCTCTTAAGTAGAGAAAATAAGTATTAATGAGATATGCATGCAGAACGGGTATCTGGCAGCAGCAGGGTTGATGATGTACCTTGTTTCAGATCTACAGACTGTCAACATCACACTCAGAGTCCTGTTCAGACCCATCAGTGACTCCCTACCCAGAATTTACACCACTCTGGGCCCTGATTATGAAGACAGAGTTTTGCCTTCCATCACAAATGAAGTCTTGAAGGCTGTTGTGGTGAGTGTTGGCATTTGTTTGTTTACCCCATCCCAGTTAATCTGTGATATTCATTCTTTGTTGTTTATAgtctatcttctccctttctcggGGTCGTACTTTCaatgatcctcctccatcttgctcggCCCAGTGCTAATCCTCCCATTTCAAACATTTCCAAGTCTTGTTGCACTGTTCCCCTCCATGTTTTCCTTGCCTCTCCAACTTGTCTACTTCCAGGTACCTCCATTTCCTCTACCATCCTCAGCACtccactctctgtctctcttttacaTGTCTTTCTCCGTTTCACTCTCCTCTGTATCTCTTTCAAGCCACTTCCTAATCTGTGGTACTCATTAGTAACTGCATATGAAAGAAGGTAATTGTAACAACATTTTTTGGTTTCCAGGCCAGGTATGATGCTGGAGAACTCATCACTCAGCGAGAAAAGGTTTCGCGCAATGTCTCGGAGCAACTCACTGAGCGCTCGGCCCAGTTTGGAATAATCTTAGATGACATTTCCATTGTAAGTATGTGGCAATGTTCAGACAAGCCGAAAGAGTACTGGTCTTTACTTATTCTAACCTGTGCCAGTGGGCTTTTTCATATCATCTTTTTTACTCCTTGAGCTTCCTTCTATACTGTAAAATAAAAAGATGTTGGCACTAATTTTGTTATTTATAGGTATAGTACTCATAATTCATTGTTTACCTTCAATAAATCATGTGTTTTATTTCTTTGACCATTCCAGACTCACCTGACCTTTGGCAAAGAGTTCACCCAAGCTGTTGAGTTGAAGCAGGTGGCTCAGCAGGAGGCAGAGAGGGCAAAGTTCCTGGTCGAAAAGGTTTGTGCAACTGTGTTTGAAATATTAGTGTTTACTCATTGAACAGTCAGGTCTTGATTCCTCTCTCTGTGCTGGGAAAATTCTGCACTGTTAGTAAAGATGTACTGACAAGTTATTTCATGTAGTAGTTATAGTTATTTTATCTTGCCTTTGGTTTGCGGATAAACTCACGTCATCAGATTTACATGAACGTCAGAATTTACTTAAAGGAGAGGAATTGCTATTTTGAAGATAAATTTGGTATTTCTAAAACATTGCAAATAGTTACTCCACATTCTTATTGTCATCAGCATTACATCTTATGCACCTATTTATTATATCCTTATTTGCTGCTATTCTTTGCATCAATATTAAGGTCAGCAAAAAATCATTAACTTTTTACTCTCCCAGGCTGAACAAGAGAAGAAAGCTGCCGTCATCAGTGCGGACGGTGACGCCTCTGCCGCCACACTGATGGCCAAGGCGTTtggtgatgctggtgagggtCTGGTGGAGCTGAGGAGGATTGAGGCATCAGAGGACATTGCCTACAGGTGAGTCTTTGGGTCACACAGGATAATATATGACCACAGTAGCTGCAGCTCCTTGGCTACATACCCCAATCAGTCAGTCCCCCTCTTAATTACCCCTTAGCTACACCACTGCCCCATAAAGTAGAAAGTGTAATATTTAACTGAAAAAGAATCGTGTTTAATTTATTTATTGTTCTATACTTGTAGTTTCAGTAAGTCTGGAATAACCATGAGCTACTTATACACACCTTTCAAATATTTGTATCCCAGACCTTAATATTGCTTACACTAACAATACTGTCAATGATATATATAGGTTAGTCTTAACTTGCACTGAACCTCAATACATGCATATTGCTTTTCATTCCTTAGTTTTTATATATACATGTTCCTTTCCTAATTCTTTCACACCATATTCcatcatcttccagtcttcctcaTATGCTTTCCCAACTGATGTAGATTCTTCtcatatcttttcctctcttccctgtaCACACCATATCACATGTCAAGTCCTTTATTTAATTTGAAACGTTCACTCTACATCTCTAAAAAATActgattccttttttctttctttctttacaggtTGGCAAAGAACCGCAATGTGGTTTATCTCCCTAATAATCAGAGTACCCTCCTGTCCTTGCCTCAGTAAGACACCTTCCGGACTCCAGAGATAGGTATTGATGGAACTGGTGACTGGCCGGCCTGTGTGAAGGACTTGTCATGGAGAAAGACCACCATATAGTTTTTTGTTCGTGTAGTTTTATGAGAAGGTTCAGAAAGCAGAACCACTCATGAAAATGTCACATCGTTCTGACCATTATAGTTAGATGACATCCTTGAAAGTCTTGTGTTGTAAAGGCTTTAATCCAGTTTACATATAGATGCTTTGCTTGCCATTATATTCTTCAGTAATTTTTAATGTATTGTAAATAGTTGACTTGTTAATTAAATTGCTATATACTTACATCAGGAAGTGAGCAAGACAACAGATAATGTTTCATGTATAAAGGAAGCTTATAAATGTATTGCAGTTATGGGTTTTGTAAAGAAAATTGGACTTGAATGTTCGTTTTCTTTATCCCCTGTGAGAAATTTCTTCACTGTCAGGATATTGATGTTTATAGAAGGTGAGCATAAATGTACTGAATCATTGAAGCTTTACAGTTACATTTATctataaccccttgactgtggatttcctacaagaagaccaccaagctacaggaatggaacaaaaagtggctgctacaattcaatgaagaaaaatgttaagtcatgtaccttgggaggggatatccagcacaccaataccacatgggaaacactccactatccaccacaggcagagaaagacctgggactatatgttaccaggctaccagtaaaagctAAATCCATGAcgatcgcagcggacaggttaaagaAACAATGCATTTTACTCGATATCTTTAACTGACTTTGT
Encoded proteins:
- the LOC126988798 gene encoding prohibitin 1-like, whose translation is MAQQLASLFTRVGQLGFGVAVVGGVLNSALYNVDAGHRAVIFDRFVGVKQVVIGEGTHFFIPWVQKPILFDARTRPRNVPVVTGSKDLQTVNITLRVLFRPISDSLPRIYTTLGPDYEDRVLPSITNEVLKAVVARYDAGELITQREKVSRNVSEQLTERSAQFGIILDDISITHLTFGKEFTQAVELKQVAQQEAERAKFLVEKAEQEKKAAVISADGDASAATLMAKAFGDAGEGLVELRRIEASEDIAYRLAKNRNVVYLPNNQSTLLSLPQ